A window of the Butyricimonas faecalis genome harbors these coding sequences:
- a CDS encoding FecR family protein, whose translation MDYNKQDIEFAFTILNHREMLDDEEVTEWLKDPAHLALMTDITVIRQKLSHRDYKKMKKEVGLHIKQEIRNDRNRRLITYWSSSVAAILIIGLFIYYSVGFPDTQDAINTKTEFAIITPGRPQARLILPDGNVKELDNLTRTIETQFIEGVKNDSLSGLSYSQVKIDTSNLSAAEIYNTLVVPAGGFYPIELSDGTQVWINSESELRFPVKFLSGKREVFLKGEALFVVKRDSTKPFIVNINNASIEVLGTTFNVNTYADNQCIYTTLVNGSIKFISNKNKQEVTLKPGTQSVTDTITGNTSIREVDVKNYISWREGRFIFDEMSLELIMCQLQRWYDIDVFYQNSMIKKHKFRGVINKDMPLEKVLDMISEATDIKFNVKNRTITIYK comes from the coding sequence ATGGATTATAACAAGCAAGATATAGAATTTGCATTCACCATTTTGAATCATCGTGAAATGTTGGATGATGAAGAAGTTACAGAATGGTTAAAAGATCCTGCTCACCTAGCGTTAATGACCGACATTACTGTAATCCGACAAAAGTTATCCCATCGAGATTACAAGAAAATGAAAAAAGAAGTCGGTTTACACATCAAACAGGAGATACGAAATGACCGGAACAGACGCCTGATAACTTACTGGAGTTCCAGCGTTGCCGCCATACTTATCATCGGATTATTTATCTATTACAGTGTTGGTTTTCCTGATACGCAAGATGCCATTAACACTAAAACAGAATTTGCCATCATCACTCCCGGCAGACCTCAAGCCCGCTTGATATTACCTGACGGAAACGTGAAAGAACTCGACAATCTCACGCGAACTATCGAGACTCAATTTATTGAAGGAGTTAAAAATGATTCTTTATCAGGTCTAAGTTATTCTCAAGTCAAAATAGATACCAGTAACCTGTCTGCAGCTGAAATATACAACACGTTAGTTGTTCCTGCCGGGGGATTTTATCCCATTGAATTATCCGACGGAACGCAAGTATGGATTAATTCAGAATCGGAATTACGTTTCCCTGTTAAATTTTTATCCGGGAAACGAGAAGTATTCCTAAAAGGAGAAGCTCTTTTCGTCGTAAAAAGAGATAGCACAAAACCATTTATTGTAAATATAAACAACGCTTCTATCGAGGTTTTGGGAACAACGTTCAACGTGAATACATACGCGGATAACCAGTGTATATACACCACTCTTGTCAACGGTTCCATAAAATTCATTTCCAACAAGAATAAGCAGGAAGTCACGCTGAAACCCGGAACTCAAAGTGTCACCGACACGATCACGGGTAACACGAGTATTAGAGAAGTAGACGTGAAGAATTATATCTCGTGGAGGGAAGGACGTTTCATTTTCGATGAAATGAGCCTGGAGCTTATCATGTGTCAACTGCAACGTTGGTATGATATTGACGTATTTTACCAGAATTCGATGATAAAGAAACATAAATTCAGGGGTGTTATAAATAAAGACATGCCCCTCGAAAAAGTACTGGATATGATTTCAGAAGCAACCGATATCAAATTTAATGTGAAAAACAGAACGATTACAATATACAAATAA
- a CDS encoding MATE family efflux transporter, with translation MRYWLQKYREDYSATIKIGIPIVLGQLGIVIVGLVDNIMVGHFSTSDLAAASFVNSVFNIPILFGMGFSYGLTPLVGQFFGRGDKFRVGGLLRNSLLANFMIGLFLSVAMGIMYLNVDRMGQPEELLPLIRPYFLLQLTSLVFVMMFNSFKQFADGITDTKTSMWIMLSANLLNIIGNSLLIYGVWGLPALGLTGAGISTLASRIFMFVAFAIIFFRKQSYRRYLVGYHRTTYNTGDLKVLNRMGMMVGLQMGMETALFSISGIMIGWLGTVPLAAHQVVASISTLGFMVYYGVGAAVSIRVSNFFGRGDITGVRRATLAGTHLLAVLAISVSVFFLLVREHIGWLYTSSEDVANLVAVLMIILVFYQFGDSLQIIFANALRGVADVTSMAVISFIGYFVIALPVSYICGFVLDWGIEGIWIGYPVGLTLTGGMMCWRFYHFLRQKDI, from the coding sequence ATGAGATATTGGCTGCAAAAATATAGAGAAGATTATTCGGCAACGATCAAAATCGGGATACCGATCGTGTTGGGGCAATTGGGGATTGTGATTGTCGGGTTGGTGGATAATATCATGGTGGGACATTTCAGTACGTCCGACTTGGCAGCCGCTTCTTTCGTGAATAGCGTGTTTAATATTCCGATCCTGTTCGGGATGGGGTTTTCTTACGGCCTGACCCCTTTGGTCGGGCAATTCTTCGGGCGAGGTGACAAGTTCCGGGTTGGCGGGCTGTTGCGTAACAGTTTGTTGGCAAACTTTATGATCGGGTTATTCCTTTCTGTGGCGATGGGAATTATGTACTTGAACGTGGATAGAATGGGACAACCGGAAGAGCTGTTACCCTTGATTCGACCTTATTTTCTGTTACAGTTGACCTCTCTCGTGTTTGTCATGATGTTTAATAGCTTCAAGCAGTTTGCTGATGGCATCACGGATACAAAGACTTCCATGTGGATCATGTTGTCGGCGAACCTGTTGAATATTATCGGAAATTCTCTCTTGATATATGGTGTGTGGGGACTTCCGGCATTGGGATTGACGGGAGCGGGGATTTCTACGCTGGCTTCGCGAATTTTCATGTTCGTGGCTTTTGCTATTATCTTTTTCCGAAAGCAATCTTATCGGCGTTACCTTGTCGGCTATCACCGGACAACGTATAACACGGGAGATTTGAAAGTACTGAATAGAATGGGGATGATGGTCGGCTTGCAAATGGGGATGGAGACGGCATTATTCAGTATCAGTGGTATCATGATCGGTTGGTTGGGAACGGTTCCTTTGGCAGCCCATCAGGTGGTGGCCTCTATCTCCACGTTAGGATTTATGGTCTATTATGGAGTCGGAGCGGCTGTTTCTATCCGGGTGAGTAATTTCTTCGGACGGGGAGATATAACAGGCGTCCGACGGGCTACCTTGGCAGGAACTCATTTACTTGCAGTATTGGCAATCTCGGTTTCCGTGTTCTTTTTGTTGGTGCGGGAGCATATCGGGTGGTTATATACTTCGTCAGAGGACGTGGCGAACTTGGTTGCCGTGTTAATGATTATTTTGGTATTCTACCAGTTTGGCGACAGCTTGCAAATTATTTTTGCCAATGCCTTGCGTGGCGTGGCAGACGTGACCTCTATGGCGGTGATCTCTTTTATCGGGTATTTCGTGATCGCGTTACCGGTTTCTTATATCTGTGGTTTCGTGTTGGATTGGGGAATCGAGGGAATATGGATCGGTTACCCCGTGGGCTTAACGCTTACCGGGGGAATGATGTGCTGGCGGTTCTATCATTTCTTGCGGCAAAAAGATATTTAA
- a CDS encoding HAD family hydrolase: protein MKNIIFDLGGVVVEWNAKRVLETFKGNPILVNFVKENSLFLNDWQDYDRGDVTRQELIDKVALLSGCPPEDCNEFIEHVKHSLTPIPETEALIKELSTRGFKLYCLSNMSADFYDYLKTREVFKYFDGQVISALEHMVKPDREIYDLILNRYHLKPEETLFIDDFEPNVKAAQAIGINTIHFTDRHKGYEEIRERLKEKKQRATINF from the coding sequence ATGAAAAACATTATTTTCGACCTAGGGGGAGTTGTTGTTGAATGGAATGCCAAACGAGTGCTTGAGACCTTCAAAGGGAATCCTATTCTTGTAAATTTTGTCAAAGAAAACAGTCTTTTCTTGAATGATTGGCAGGACTATGACCGGGGAGACGTCACTCGTCAAGAACTAATCGACAAAGTTGCTCTTCTATCCGGCTGCCCTCCCGAAGATTGTAATGAATTCATTGAACACGTGAAACATTCATTAACTCCCATTCCTGAAACCGAGGCCTTGATTAAAGAACTTTCCACACGGGGATTCAAACTTTATTGTCTTTCCAATATGTCGGCCGATTTCTACGATTACTTGAAAACGCGGGAAGTGTTCAAGTATTTTGACGGGCAAGTCATATCCGCCTTGGAACACATGGTGAAACCTGACCGGGAAATTTATGACTTGATTCTGAATCGCTACCACTTAAAACCCGAAGAAACTCTATTCATCGATGACTTTGAACCAAACGTGAAAGCCGCACAAGCAATAGGAATAAACACGATACATTTCACCGACAGGCATAAAGGCTACGAGGAAATCCGGGAAAGGCTAAAAGAGAAGAAACAACGGGCAACAATTAATTTTTAA
- a CDS encoding TonB-dependent receptor, with protein MKIIVRFVFTLLSFLPLCLSAQQKGVVKGRVVDSKNNEPVPFANVVIWKTTTGTATDENGYFRIENVPLGYNRLEISSVGYTTKLSEEFLVNTASERTVNVELEESQVNLEQVTVKANPFRKTVESPVSLQRIGIAEIEKNPGGNRDISKVLQSMPGVLSSPAFRNDFIVRGGGPSENRFYLDDVELPNLNHFATQGASGGVVSIVNIDFVKEVNFYSGAFPASRGNLMSSLLDFRQIAGNPDKIKVRGTLGATDFGLSLDGPLAPKTTFIMSARRSYLKFLFDMIGLPFLPVYNDFQFKAETKFNQKNELTLLGIGAYDVNNLNKGMKDPDDDQRYMLNYLPESVQWSYTIGITYKHYGDRWNHLFVLSRSTLQNKIEKYANNDKSQTKLVDYNSGETENKFRFEHNHFLRHDIKLNAGAGIEHATYKNKTTRELYTSRELNHVRYDTDFDFFKWSLFGQASKNFFLERLALSIGVRVDGNSYTAGMNNPFKHISPRLSLSYSLTPEWFINANAGRYYQLPSYTTMGYADEHGKLVNKQNGLKYIGTNHYVMGLEYRPGSRTRITLEGFYKTYDHYPVSLLDSIVLANKGTDYVAVGDEPVRSLGEGRAYGVELMIRTQELFGIVASLAYTYYYSEFKKMDHDLHPISEYIPSSWDNRHILSLTATRKLGLWDIGMKWRIANGAPFTPYNPETSSLVAAWNVKRQPYLDYSRYNSERASSFHQLDIRVDRSFYFKKWSLILYADIQNIYNHKTKSPDLLVPQENADGSYKIDPERPDHYLMRCIKNDTGTLLPSVGIIIDF; from the coding sequence ATGAAAATTATAGTACGATTTGTTTTTACCCTGTTATCATTTCTTCCACTTTGTCTTTCCGCTCAACAAAAAGGAGTCGTGAAGGGGCGAGTTGTCGATAGTAAAAACAATGAACCCGTACCTTTCGCCAACGTGGTTATCTGGAAAACAACTACAGGTACGGCTACCGACGAGAATGGATACTTCCGCATAGAAAATGTTCCACTGGGTTATAACCGCCTGGAGATAAGCAGCGTGGGTTATACCACAAAACTATCGGAGGAATTCTTGGTAAACACCGCTTCGGAACGCACGGTAAACGTGGAGTTGGAAGAAAGCCAAGTCAACTTGGAACAAGTAACGGTCAAGGCCAACCCATTCCGCAAAACAGTGGAAAGTCCAGTTTCCTTACAACGTATCGGGATTGCCGAAATAGAAAAGAACCCGGGAGGGAACCGGGATATATCGAAAGTATTACAATCCATGCCGGGAGTTCTCTCCTCTCCCGCTTTCAGAAACGATTTTATCGTCCGAGGAGGGGGTCCCAGCGAAAACCGCTTCTACTTGGACGACGTGGAATTGCCCAACCTGAATCACTTTGCCACGCAAGGGGCATCGGGAGGCGTGGTCAGTATCGTGAACATCGATTTCGTGAAAGAAGTAAATTTCTACTCGGGAGCGTTCCCTGCCTCCCGGGGAAACCTTATGAGTTCCTTGCTCGACTTCCGGCAAATAGCGGGAAACCCGGACAAGATAAAGGTGCGGGGAACGTTAGGCGCGACAGATTTCGGTTTGTCTTTGGATGGTCCCCTGGCTCCTAAAACCACGTTCATCATGTCTGCACGCAGGAGTTATCTGAAATTTCTGTTCGACATGATCGGCCTCCCCTTTCTGCCTGTATACAATGATTTCCAGTTCAAGGCGGAAACCAAGTTCAACCAGAAAAACGAGTTGACCCTACTGGGCATCGGGGCTTACGATGTCAATAATCTCAACAAAGGGATGAAAGATCCCGATGATGACCAAAGATACATGCTCAACTACCTGCCGGAGAGTGTGCAATGGAGCTACACGATCGGGATTACCTACAAACATTACGGGGATCGTTGGAATCACCTCTTCGTGCTCAGCCGCAGCACCTTGCAAAATAAAATCGAGAAATACGCCAATAATGATAAAAGTCAAACAAAGTTGGTGGATTACAATTCCGGTGAAACAGAGAATAAATTCCGCTTCGAACACAATCATTTTTTACGGCACGATATCAAGTTGAACGCGGGGGCCGGAATCGAACACGCTACTTACAAAAACAAGACAACGAGGGAATTATACACCTCTCGGGAATTGAATCATGTACGCTATGACACGGATTTTGATTTCTTCAAATGGTCCCTGTTCGGGCAAGCCAGTAAAAATTTCTTTTTGGAACGTCTCGCCCTGTCAATAGGGGTTCGGGTTGACGGGAATAGTTATACTGCCGGAATGAATAATCCTTTCAAACATATATCCCCCCGGCTGTCGCTCTCCTACTCGCTCACGCCCGAATGGTTTATCAACGCGAATGCCGGACGCTATTACCAGCTTCCTTCATACACCACGATGGGATATGCCGACGAACACGGGAAATTAGTGAACAAGCAAAACGGATTGAAGTATATCGGGACGAACCACTATGTCATGGGTTTGGAATATCGTCCCGGTAGCCGGACGAGAATCACGTTGGAAGGATTTTATAAAACGTACGACCATTACCCCGTCTCTTTGCTGGATAGTATCGTGCTGGCCAATAAAGGTACCGATTACGTGGCGGTAGGTGACGAACCTGTAAGATCTCTCGGCGAAGGACGTGCATACGGGGTTGAACTGATGATACGCACACAAGAGTTATTCGGGATAGTGGCCTCACTCGCTTACACGTATTATTATTCCGAGTTCAAAAAAATGGATCATGACTTGCACCCGATCTCGGAATATATACCCAGCAGTTGGGACAACCGCCATATTCTTTCCCTCACGGCAACCCGCAAGCTGGGCCTTTGGGATATCGGTATGAAATGGCGGATCGCGAACGGGGCGCCCTTTACTCCTTACAACCCGGAAACCAGTTCGCTTGTCGCGGCTTGGAATGTTAAACGGCAACCTTATCTCGACTACTCTCGTTACAACAGCGAACGGGCATCCTCGTTTCACCAACTGGACATTCGGGTTGACCGGAGCTTTTATTTCAAAAAATGGTCGTTAATCCTGTATGCCGATATACAGAATATCTATAACCACAAGACCAAAAGCCCCGACCTACTCGTTCCACAGGAGAACGCGGACGGAAGTTACAAAATTGACCCCGAACGCCCGGATCACTACCTGATGAGATGCATCAAGAATGACACGGGTACGTTGCTGCCGTCCGTTGGAATTATTATTGATTTTTAA
- a CDS encoding phage/plasmid replication domain-containing protein: MYDKVKLWVMRTRDTPDVSNFLDKAKDHVDHETGEVCTFGSLEGLKVSIYTGGISIIGSLAKFLYPNNIYPLDRHGTRQAITKLSDSLHLDVADAKVTSMEFGRAFVMRHPVENYLSKLGNTPKLLRYHFDVGTLYYKPQSPRQHKVLAFYDKKADARVKGMVLPDGFDNANLLKYEMRFNGRLPQQMNVPEVTASTLSESVFYHLMVRKYQENYFAISKLNQVKTDIMSEIKTVSDAFDVLVARLINQSDQTQIATFMEELKEAKVFDDRKSYTRLKKKIQDVATKAGVTVSDGLVKELDDEIKNVGAYV; encoded by the coding sequence ATGTACGACAAGGTAAAGTTATGGGTGATGAGGACAAGGGATACCCCCGATGTTAGTAATTTCCTTGATAAAGCAAAAGATCACGTGGATCATGAAACGGGAGAGGTTTGCACCTTTGGTAGCCTGGAGGGGTTGAAAGTGTCAATTTACACGGGTGGAATCTCTATAATAGGGAGTTTGGCAAAGTTTCTTTATCCAAACAACATTTACCCGTTAGATCGCCACGGCACGAGGCAAGCGATAACAAAGCTATCGGATAGCCTGCATTTGGACGTTGCCGATGCCAAGGTTACAAGCATGGAATTTGGACGAGCTTTTGTGATGAGGCACCCGGTAGAGAATTACCTTTCAAAATTGGGAAACACGCCAAAGTTGTTGAGGTATCATTTTGACGTGGGGACGCTTTACTACAAACCCCAAAGCCCACGCCAACACAAGGTACTAGCTTTTTATGACAAGAAAGCAGATGCAAGGGTTAAAGGGATGGTTTTACCAGATGGATTTGATAACGCTAACTTGTTAAAGTATGAAATGAGGTTCAACGGGCGATTACCCCAACAAATGAACGTGCCAGAGGTTACCGCCTCAACCCTATCAGAAAGTGTCTTTTACCATCTGATGGTGAGAAAATACCAAGAAAACTATTTTGCAATATCCAAGTTAAACCAAGTAAAAACAGACATCATGAGCGAGATTAAGACCGTTTCCGACGCTTTTGACGTGTTGGTTGCTCGTCTTATCAACCAAAGCGACCAAACGCAAATAGCGACTTTTATGGAAGAATTGAAAGAGGCTAAAGTTTTTGACGATAGGAAAAGCTACACACGGCTAAAGAAAAAAATACAAGACGTGGCAACCAAGGCGGGCGTGACCGTTTCCGATGGACTGGTCAAGGAACTAGACGATGAAATTAAAAACGTGGGGGCTTACGTATAG
- a CDS encoding helix-turn-helix domain-containing protein — MTEDLKQVANEVTANTIFCTKEVLTSDEAARYMGISKSYLYKLTMRGEIPHFKPMGKMCYFNRVELEQWLQRNRVATSEEIEQKAQNYCMKKGGIL, encoded by the coding sequence ATGACAGAGGATTTAAAACAGGTTGCCAACGAGGTGACAGCTAACACTATATTTTGCACAAAGGAAGTATTAACGAGTGACGAGGCAGCCCGCTACATGGGTATTTCAAAGAGTTATTTATACAAGCTCACGATGAGGGGCGAGATACCACATTTTAAACCGATGGGAAAGATGTGTTATTTCAACCGAGTAGAACTAGAGCAATGGTTACAAAGGAACCGAGTAGCCACGAGTGAAGAAATCGAGCAAAAAGCGCAAAATTACTGCATGAAGAAAGGAGGTATTCTATGA
- a CDS encoding tyrosine-type recombinase/integrase has protein sequence MAKNDTKVTDNPKLKEKTLSDGQISLYLEYYLGYSKQYDEEKDKEVVKIIRKKEFLNLYIWQAPRTPLERQQNRETLELAKKIRFEREQELKAGKLGYRLDKKDSINFLDYFQNYIDNYQKKDVRVIMMALAKFKAFLAKKHPIYANFIKPNNLNRDLILEFVEYLQSICTGEGAHTIFQRFKKVVKYAEEHDVIHKNPCNGITCKIDDQVIKKDILSLEEIEMLLNTHYQGQNPDIRRSFIFCLYTGIRFCDVVGLRFSNVDYPNRLLSFEQNKTSGHSKASNVVIPLNDGLISLIGHPSSPDNMDEVIFKLPSHTMCLKALRHWTARAGITKHITWHCARHSFAVNILNNGANIKTVASLLGHSGLKHTEKYTRAVDKLKEDAINSLPELKL, from the coding sequence ATGGCAAAGAATGACACAAAAGTAACAGATAACCCCAAATTAAAAGAAAAAACACTTTCTGATGGGCAAATAAGTTTGTATTTAGAGTATTATTTAGGCTATTCAAAGCAATATGATGAGGAGAAAGATAAAGAAGTGGTAAAGATTATCAGGAAAAAAGAATTTTTAAATCTCTATATCTGGCAAGCCCCAAGAACCCCACTTGAAAGACAACAAAACCGGGAAACGTTGGAATTAGCCAAAAAGATCAGGTTTGAACGAGAACAAGAACTTAAAGCGGGGAAATTGGGGTATCGGCTAGACAAGAAAGATAGCATCAATTTCTTGGATTACTTTCAAAACTACATCGACAATTACCAAAAGAAAGACGTTAGGGTTATCATGATGGCTCTAGCTAAATTTAAAGCGTTCCTTGCAAAAAAACACCCCATTTATGCCAATTTCATCAAACCTAACAACCTAAACCGGGATTTGATATTAGAATTTGTTGAATACTTGCAAAGTATCTGCACGGGAGAAGGGGCACATACCATATTTCAACGATTCAAAAAGGTAGTCAAGTATGCCGAGGAACATGATGTAATACACAAAAACCCATGCAACGGTATCACTTGCAAAATAGACGATCAAGTCATTAAAAAGGACATTCTAAGTCTTGAAGAGATTGAAATGTTACTAAACACCCACTATCAAGGCCAAAACCCCGATATAAGAAGATCTTTTATATTTTGCCTTTACACGGGCATCCGCTTTTGTGATGTTGTGGGGTTAAGGTTTTCAAACGTGGATTATCCAAACAGGCTTTTATCATTTGAGCAAAACAAGACAAGCGGACACAGCAAGGCTAGTAACGTGGTGATACCTTTGAATGATGGCTTAATTTCCCTCATTGGGCACCCCTCGTCACCTGATAACATGGATGAGGTAATATTTAAACTTCCCTCCCATACCATGTGCCTAAAAGCGTTAAGACACTGGACGGCTAGAGCCGGGATCACAAAACATATTACTTGGCATTGTGCCCGTCATTCATTTGCCGTGAACATCCTCAACAACGGAGCCAATATAAAGACCGTGGCTAGCCTTTTGGGGCATTCTGGACTAAAACACACGGAGAAGTACACCCGTGCCGTGGATAAGTTGAAAGAGGATGCAATAAATAGTTTACCTGAACTTAAATTATAA
- a CDS encoding peptidase, whose protein sequence is MAKYLWKVDVVKNAGQLVKGMTVEIIMENTSAKPQAKHIIEAIKNKYGVTVSSCHCTTSNFNFQKLS, encoded by the coding sequence ATGGCTAAATATTTGTGGAAAGTTGATGTCGTGAAAAATGCAGGACAATTAGTTAAAGGCATGACCGTTGAAATCATCATGGAGAATACAAGTGCTAAACCACAGGCGAAACACATTATCGAGGCGATAAAAAACAAGTACGGTGTCACCGTGTCTTCATGTCATTGTACGACTAGTAATTTCAATTTTCAAAAGTTAAGTTAG
- a CDS encoding leucine-rich repeat domain-containing protein, translating to MKSYLFLLCILFCFACSKDKDSGLPDLPDIPEEQATLSISSSRFLFSSDGGTDTLSIVSNYTWTITAADAWCQPSVFSGFGDIDVQVLAKANPDTEDRITRWVINAGRFCSDTVYFSQSFKDGNLNFSDVELQKYLLKNYDKNHDGYLSVSEAREVMGIAIQGNYLNLDGLNYFPELRLLSCCPLNFDSQFGLQKLDVSHNKYLMSLDCRFNQLAELDLSRNLGLEYLWCSSNKITTLDLKNHKDLKSLYCDDNQITKLGLPENAMLEDLVCDNNQLASLDVNSCPNLKFLLCGDNPIQNLEITNCPQLASLSFPKQLESLKISNNSGLQKLSNISHDGCTTQLKFLEIENCTKLQSVSWGSIEEGQLYSLSIKDCPILEKLDCWDNQVTNLNISGCTSLAELDCARNQLTTLDVSGYTSLKELYCYGNQLTTLNVSGCTSLKVLWCYDNQLTTLDVSSCTSLEKLTCYSNPNLKTIYKKKGQDINILAPLYVEIIEL from the coding sequence ATGAAATCTTATTTATTTTTATTGTGCATTCTTTTTTGCTTTGCTTGTAGCAAGGATAAAGATTCCGGTTTACCGGATTTGCCGGATATACCGGAAGAACAGGCAACTCTTTCGATCTCATCTTCTCGTTTCCTATTTTCTTCGGATGGGGGAACAGACACGTTGTCTATCGTTTCCAATTACACGTGGACAATCACGGCGGCAGATGCATGGTGTCAACCTTCCGTTTTCTCGGGATTCGGGGATATTGATGTACAAGTACTGGCAAAAGCGAATCCTGACACCGAAGACCGAATTACCCGCTGGGTGATAAACGCTGGACGTTTTTGTTCTGATACCGTTTATTTCTCCCAAAGTTTCAAGGACGGGAATTTGAATTTCTCAGATGTAGAACTCCAAAAGTATTTACTCAAAAACTATGACAAAAATCATGATGGGTATTTATCCGTTTCGGAGGCACGTGAGGTAATGGGGATTGCTATACAAGGCAATTATTTGAATCTCGATGGTTTGAACTATTTCCCAGAACTTCGACTTTTGTCTTGTTGTCCTTTAAATTTTGATTCACAATTTGGTTTACAGAAATTGGATGTAAGCCACAATAAGTATTTAATGTCTTTAGATTGTCGATTTAATCAATTGGCAGAATTGGATCTCTCTCGAAATTTGGGCTTGGAATATTTGTGGTGTTCTAGTAATAAAATAACAACTTTGGATTTGAAAAATCATAAAGATCTAAAATCCTTATATTGTGACGATAATCAAATCACGAAATTGGGTTTACCTGAAAATGCAATGTTAGAAGATCTTGTATGTGATAATAATCAACTTGCTTCCTTGGATGTAAATTCCTGCCCGAACTTGAAATTTTTATTGTGTGGAGATAATCCCATTCAAAATCTAGAGATTACTAATTGTCCTCAATTGGCTTCCTTGTCATTTCCTAAACAATTGGAATCTTTAAAAATAAGTAATAATAGCGGATTGCAGAAGCTTAGTAATATTTCTCATGATGGTTGTACTACTCAATTAAAATTCTTAGAAATAGAGAATTGTACAAAGTTGCAATCTGTTTCTTGGGGTTCGATAGAGGAGGGGCAATTATATTCGTTGTCTATCAAAGATTGTCCAATTTTAGAAAAATTAGATTGTTGGGACAATCAAGTCACGAATTTGAATATTAGTGGTTGTACTTCTCTAGCAGAGTTGGACTGCGCTAGAAATCAACTCACAACTTTAGATGTTAGTGGTTATACTTCTTTGAAAGAATTGTACTGCTATGGAAATCAACTCACGACTTTAAATGTTAGTGGTTGTACTTCTTTGAAAGTATTATGGTGTTATGATAATCAACTCACAACTTTAGATGTTAGCAGTTGTACCTCTTTAGAAAAATTGACTTGTTATTCTAATCCCAATCTAAAAACAATTTATAAAAAGAAAGGGCAAGATATAAATATATTAGCACCTTTGTATGTGGAAATTATTGAATTATAA
- a CDS encoding DUF4595 domain-containing protein, which yields MKRMFVYLWVMICSLGFTACSDDDGNGDTEKGYKVSKITAHFHEDEDEDEIRTYSYDSQGRMIKCVYDENQIVTYTYKSNQIVVNGLEDGEEIWKLNDNGYIVQGESEDEEIAYTYDNLDQLQKMEYTDGDIHIFTWRDGNIVKVVEAFGEVYESTSEFTYSSVENKVDFDFSSYLGDYHFYDELYNGSYFGKPNKNLVLTCQTKEGNETSNYRYEYSFNENGCVEKILQYEDDVLTVTHIVEYL from the coding sequence ATGAAAAGAATGTTTGTTTATTTATGGGTAATGATTTGCAGTTTGGGATTTACCGCTTGTTCTGATGACGATGGTAATGGTGATACCGAAAAAGGTTATAAGGTAAGTAAAATTACAGCTCACTTTCACGAGGACGAAGATGAAGATGAAATTCGTACATACAGTTACGATAGTCAAGGCAGAATGATTAAATGCGTGTATGATGAAAACCAGATTGTTACCTATACTTATAAAAGTAACCAAATCGTAGTGAACGGGCTTGAAGACGGGGAGGAGATATGGAAACTGAATGATAACGGATATATCGTACAAGGAGAGAGTGAAGATGAAGAGATTGCATACACTTATGACAACCTTGATCAATTACAGAAAATGGAATATACAGACGGTGATATTCACATCTTTACATGGAGAGACGGAAATATTGTAAAAGTTGTTGAGGCATTCGGTGAGGTGTACGAAAGTACGAGCGAATTTACTTATTCTTCCGTAGAAAATAAAGTTGATTTTGATTTTTCTTCTTATCTTGGAGACTACCATTTTTACGATGAGCTTTACAATGGTTCGTATTTTGGGAAACCCAACAAAAATTTAGTGCTCACTTGTCAAACAAAAGAAGGGAATGAGACGTCCAATTACCGTTATGAATACTCTTTCAATGAAAACGGTTGTGTTGAAAAAATATTACAATATGAAGATGATGTTTTGACGGTTACTCATATTGTAGAGTATCTCTAA